Proteins co-encoded in one Setaria viridis chromosome 9, Setaria_viridis_v4.0, whole genome shotgun sequence genomic window:
- the LOC117838405 gene encoding trifunctional UDP-glucose 4,6-dehydratase/UDP-4-keto-6-deoxy-D-glucose 3,5-epimerase/UDP-4-keto-L-rhamnose-reductase RHM1, with the protein MATYEPKNILITGAAGFIASHVANRLIRNYPHYKIVVLDKLDYCSSLKNLNPSRSSPNLKFVKGDIASADLVNYLLVTESIDTIMHFAAQTHVDNSFGNSFEFTKNNIYGTHVLLEACKVTGQIRRFIHVSTDEVYGETEEDAVVGNHEASQLLPTNPYSATKAGAEMLVMAYGRSYGLPVITTRGNNVYGPNQFPEKLIPKFILLAMRGLPLPIHGDGSNVRSYLYSEDVAEAFEVVLHKGEVGHVYNIGTVKERRVIDVAKDICKLFGLDTEKVIRFVENRPFNDQRYFLDDQKLKRLGWAERTPWEEGLKKTIEWYTTNPDYWGDVAGALLPHPRMLMTPGVERHNWTEEIKSLFSSPAEVSTTAPAASTKSTTNAPQSSSYKFLIYGRTGWIGGLLGKICEKQGIPYEYGKGRLEERSQLLEDIRNVKPTHVLNAAGVTGRPNVDWCETHKQDTIRTNVVGTLNLADVCCEQGLLMINYATGCIFEYDAKHPEGSGIGFKEEDTPNFRGSFYSKTKAMVEELLKEYDNVCTLRVRMPISSDLSNPRNFITKIARYDKVVNIPNSMTILDELLPFSIEMAKRDCRGIWNFTNPGVVNHNEILEMYRKYINPDFKWTNFTLEEQAKVIVAPRSNNEMDASKLKAEFPELLSIKDSLIKYVFEPNRKVPAN; encoded by the exons ATGGCGACTTATGAGCCCAAGAACATTCTCATAACCGGCGCTGCTGGTTTCATTGCATCGCATGTAGCCAACCGCCTGATTAGGAACTACCCGCACTACAAGATTGTTGTCCTCGACAAGCTCGACTACTGCTCTAGCCTAAAAAACCTCAACCCTTCACGGTCTTCACCAAATTTGAAGTTTGTCAAGGGTGACATTGCAAGTGCTGATCTGGTAAACTACCTTCTGGTCACAGAGTCGATTGACACCATCATGCACTTTGCTGCTCAGACACATGTGGATAATTCTTTTGGCAATTCCTTTGAGTTCACAAAGAACAACATATATGGTACCCACGTCCTTCTTGAGGCTTGCAAGGTTACTGGTCAGATCAGAAGGTTTATTCATGTCAGTACTGATGAGGTGTATGGAGAAACCGAAGAGGATGCTGTGGTTGGCAACCATGAGGCCTCACAGCTGCTTCCAACAAATCCATATTCGGCAACAAAAGCTGGGGCTGAAATGCTTGTGATGGCTTATGGTAGGTCTTATGGTCTTCCTGTGATTACCACTCGGGGGAACAATGTGTATGGGCCAAACCAGTTCCCTGAGAAACTCATTCCCAAATTCATTCTTTTGGCCATGAGAGGTCTGCCTCTTCCAATCCATGGAGATGGTTCCAATGTCAGGAGTTACCTGTACAGTGAGGATGTAGCTGAAGCTTTTGAAGTGGTTCTTCACAAAGGAGAGGTTGGACATGTGTATAATATTGGTACTGTGAAGGAGAGGAGGGTGATTGATGTGGCCAAGGACATATGCAAGCTATTTGGTTTGGATACTGAGAAAGTCATCAGGTTTGTTGAGAACAGGCCCTTCAACGACCAGAGGTACTTTTTGGATGATCAGAAGCTAAAGAGATTGGGATGGGCAGAGCGCACACCTTGGGAAGAGGGTTTGAAGAAAACAATTGAATGGTACACCACCAATCCTGATTACTGGGGAGATGTAGCTGGTGCTTTGCTCCCTCATCCAAGGATGCTGATGACTCCTGGAGTTGAAAGGCATAACTGGACTGAGGAAATCAAGTCTCTGTTTTCTTCACCAGCTGAAGTTAGCACTACAGCTCCTGCAGCCAGTACCAAAAGCACCACTAATGCCCCCCAAAGTTCTTCCTACAAGTTCTTAATCTATGGTAGGACTGGGTGGATTGGTGGCCTCCTTGGAAAGATTTGTGAGAAGCAAGGAATACCATATGAGTACGGGAAAGGACGCTTGGAGGAGCGCTCTCAGCTGTTGGAGGACATTAGAAATGTGAAGCCGACTCACGTTTTAAATGCTGCTGGGGTCACTGGGAGACCAAATGTTGACTGGTGCGAGACCCACAAACAGGACACAATCCGGACCAATGTTGTGGGCACCTTGAATCTTGCTGATGTTTGTTGTGAGCAGGGTTTGCTCATGATTAATTATGCTACAGGCTGTATATTTGAGTATGATGCTAAGCACCCTGAAGGGTCTGGTATTGGCTTTAAAGAGGAAGACACACCCAACTTTAGAGGTTCTTTCTATTCTAAAACTAAAGCAATG GTGGAAGAGCTATTGAAGGAGTATGATAATGTGTGTACTCTTAGAGTCAGGATGCCTATATCATCAGATCTAAGCAACCCTCGTAACTTCATCACAAAGATAGCTCGTTACGACAAGGTGGTGAACATTCCCAACAGCATGACAATTTTGGATGAGCTTCTGCCTTTCTCCATCGAGATGGCGAAGCGGGATTGCAGGGGCATATGGAACTTCACCAACCCTGGCGTCGTCAACCACAATGAGATTCTGGAGATGTACAGGAAGTATATCAATCCTGACTTCAAGTGGACCAACTTCACACTTGAAGAGCAGGCCAAGGTTATAGTTGCTCCCAGAAGTAACAATGAGATGGACGCATCGAAATTGAAGGCTGAGTTCCCTGAGCTGCTGTCCATCAAGGATTCTTTGATAAAGTACGTCTTTGAGCCAAACAGGAAGGTTCCTGCTAATTGA
- the LOC117835855 gene encoding trifunctional UDP-glucose 4,6-dehydratase/UDP-4-keto-6-deoxy-D-glucose 3,5-epimerase/UDP-4-keto-L-rhamnose-reductase RHM1, with product MATYEPKNILITGAAGFIASHVANRLVRNYPHYKIVVLDKLDYCSNLKNLNPSRPSPNFKFVKGDIASADLVNYLLITESIDTIMHFAAQTHVDNSFGNSFEFTKNNIYGTHVLLEACKVTGQIRRFIHVSTDEVYGETEEDAVVGNHEASQLLPTNPYSATKAGAEMLVMAYGRSYGLPVITTRGNNVYGPNQFPEKLIPKFILLAMRGLPLPIHGDGSNVRSYLYCEDVAEAFEVVLHKGEVGHVYNIGTVKERRVIDVAKDICKLFGLDTEKVIRFVENRPFNDQRYFLDDQKLKKLGWAERTPWEEGLKKTIEWYTTNPDYWGDVTGALLPHPRMLMTPGVDERHNWTEEIKSLASSPVEASTTAPATSTQSTTDAPQKPSYKFLIYGRTGWIGGLLGKICEKQGIPYEYGKGRLEERSQLLEDIRNVKPTHVFNAAGVTGRPNVDWCETHKQDTIRTNVVGTLNLADVCREQGLLMINYATGCIFEYDAKHPEGSGIGFKEEDTPNFTGSFYSKTKAMVEELLKDYDNVCTLRVRMPISSDLGNPRNFITKIARYDKVVNIPNSMTILDELLPISIEMAKRDCRGIWNFTNPGVVSHNEILEMYKKYINPDFKWTNFTLEEQAKVIVAPRSNNEMDASKLKAEFPELLSIKDSLIKYVFEPNRKVPTN from the exons ATGGCGACCTACGAGCCCAAGAACATCCTCATAACCGGCGCTGCTGGTTTCATTGCATCGCATGTGGCAAACCGCCTGGTTAGGAACTACCCACACTACAAGATTGTTGTCCTCGACAAGCTTGACTACTGCTCCAACCTAAAGAACCTCAACCCTTCGCGGCCTTCACCAAATTTCAAGTTTGTCAAGGGTGACATTGCAAGTGCTGATCTGGTGAACTACCTTCTGATCACAGAGTCGATTGACACCATCATGCACTTTGCTGCTCAGACACATGTGGATAATTCTTTTGGCAATTCCTTTGAGTTCACAAAGAACAACATATATGGTACCCACGTCCTTCTTGAGGCTTGCAAGGTTACTGGTCAGATCAGAAGGTTTATTCATGTCAGTACTGATGAGGTGTATGGAGAAACCGAAGAGGATGCTGTGGTTGGCAACCATGAGGCCTCACAGCTGCTTCCAACAAATCCATATTCGGCAACAAAAGCTGGGGCTGAAATGCTTGTGATGGCTTATGGTAGGTCTTATGGTCTTCCTGTGATTACCACTCGGGGGAACAATGTGTATGGGCCAAACCAGTTCCCTGAGAAACTCATTCCCAAATTCATTCTTTTGGCCATGAGAGGTCTGCCCCTTCCAATTCATGGAGATGGTTCCAATGTCAGGAGCTACCTCTACTGTGAGGATGTGGCTGAAGCTTTTGAGGTGGTTCTTCACAAAGGGGAGGTTGGACATGTGTATAATATTGGTACTGTGAAGGAGAGGAGGGTGATTGATGTGGCCAAGGACATATGCAAGCTCTTTGGCTTGGATACTGAGAAAGTCATCAGGTTTGTTGAGAACAGGCCCTTCAATGACCAGAGGTACTTCTTGGATGATCAGAAGCTGAAGAAATTGGGGTGGGCAGAGCGCACACCATGGGAAGAGGGCTTGAAGAAAACAATTGAGTGGTACACAACCAATCCTGATTACTGGGGAGATGTCACTGGTGCTTTGCTCCCTCATCCAAGGATGTTGATGACTCCTGGTGTTGATGAAAGACATAACTGGACTGAGGAAATCAAGTCTCTGGCTTCATCACCAGTGGAGGCTAGCACAACAGCTCCTGCAACCAGTACCCAGAGCACCACCGATGCCCCTCAAAAGCCTTCCTACAAGTTCTTAATCTATGGTAGGACTGGATGGATTGGTGGACTCCTTGGGAAGATTTGTGAGAAGCAAGGGATACCATATGAGTACGGGAAAGGACGCTTGGAGGAGCGTTCTCAGCTTTTGGAGGACATTAGAAATGTGAAACCAACTCATGTTTTCAATGCTGCTGGAGTCACTGGGAGACCAAATGTTGACTGGTGTGAGACGCACAAACAGGACACTATCCGCACCAATGTTGTAGGCACCTTGAATCTTGCTGATGTTTGTCGTGAGCAGGGTTTGCTCATGATTAATTATGCTACAGGCTGTATATTTGAGTATGATGCTAAGCACCCTGAAGGGTCTGGAATCGGCTTTAAAGAGGAAGACACACCCAACTTTACAGGCTCCTTTTATTCCAAAACTAAAGCAATG GTTGAAGAGCTATTGAAGGACTATGATAATGTCTGTACTCTTAGGGTGAGGATGCCTATATCATCAGACCTAGGCAACCCTCGTAACTTCATCACAAAGATAGCTCGTTACGACAAGGTGGTGAACATTCCCAACAGCATGACGATTTTGGATGAGCTTCTGCCTATCTCCATCGAGATGGCGAAGCGGGACTGCAGGGGCATATGGAACTTCACCAACCCTGGCGTTGTCAGCCACAACGAGATTCTGGAGATGTACAAAAAGTACATCAATCCTGACTTCAAGTGGACCAACTTCACACTAGAAGAGCAGGCCAAGGTCATAGTTGCACCTAGGAGCAACAACGAGATGGACGCATCGAAACTGAAGGCTGAGTTCCCTGAGCTGCTATCCATCAAGGATTCTTTGATCAAGTATGTCTTCGAGCCAAACAGGAAGGTCCCTACTAACTGA